DNA sequence from the Halorussus sp. MSC15.2 genome:
GCGGACGGACCGACGACGTAGTGGGCCGCCGCACCCACGTCGCGCTCTGGTCGACGCGCTTCGTCGTCGTCACCTGCCTCGTCGTCGCGGCCGCGGGTCCGACGACCGTCTCCACCGCGACCACGGCGGGCGACCCGCAGGTCACGATGCTGGTGGACGACTCGGCGAGCATGGGCGTCCACTCGCCGGTCGCAGACGACCTCGAAGCCGGAATCGAGGACGAGGGCGTCGCGGTGAACCGCGTCACGGTCGCCACCGGCAATCGGTCGCGCGTCGGGTCCGGAATCGTGGCCAACGTCCGCCCGAACGGGAGTCTGCTGGTGGTCTCGGACGGGCAGGTCACCGGCGGCGCGTCGCTGTCGCGGGCGACCGACCTCGCTCGCTCGGTGAACGCCACTATCAACCGGGTCCGACTGACTCAGAACCAGTCGGACGCCCGCGTATCCGTCTCCGGGCCGCGGAAGGCCAGCGTCGGCGTCGAGAACCGATTCGGTGTGACGGCCGCCGGACTCGACGGTGCGCCGACGGACGCGACCGTCACCGTCTCCGCCGACGGGTCGCAGGTCGCCTCCCGGCAGGTTCCCGAGGACGGGTCGTTCACCGTCACGCACACCTTCAACGATACCGGACCCCACCGAATCACGGCCCGTCTCGACAGCGACGACGCCTACGAGGTCAACGACGTGTATCGCAAGACGGTGCAGGTCGTGGAACAACCGCGGGTCCTCTACGTGAGTCGCGGCGACTACGCCTTCGAGGGGTACCTCCGGGAACTCTACAACGTCACCCGCGCGGAGTCGGTGCCCGCAGACCTCGACGACTACTACGCGGTCGTCGTCCACGACGTGGCCGCGCCCGACCTCGGCAACGTCGGCGCGCTTCAGGAACACGTCATCGACGGCGGGGGCCTGCTCGTGGTCGGGGGCGAACACGCTTACGAGAAGGGCCGATACGGCAACTCCCGGATTTCGTCGCTGCTCCCGGTCGAGGTCGGCGGTTCGACCGGCCCCAAGTCCCGCGTCGTGCTGGCGGTGGACGTGTCGGGGAGCGCGAAGTCGGGCATGCGAGTCCAGAAGGCGCTCGCGCTCGACGTTCTCTCGCAGTTGGGGAACCGAAACGAGGCGGGCATCGTCGCGTTCGAGCGGAACGCCTACCGGGTCGCCGACCTCGCGTCGCTGAAGACCGACCGCGAGACGTTGCAGCGGAAGATTCGAAGCCTCGAAAGCGGCGGCGGGACCCGAATCAGCGCGGGGTTGCTCGGCGCGTCGAAGATGCTCGGGGAGAACGGCGGCACCGTCATCCTCCTGAGCGACGGCCGCGACTCCGCGAAGCCGACGTTCGCGGCGGCCGAGAAACTCGCCGACCGGGACGTCCGGGTCGTCAGCGTGGGCGTCGGCAGCGTGAACGAACGCGTCCTCCGCGGGGTCGCCGAGCGCACCGGCGGGTCGTTCCTGCTGGCCGACGAGACCGACCGACTCCGAGTCCGGTTCGGCGGCCAGAACCGTCGGTACAGCGGCGACCACGCGGTCGTGGTGGACGACGGCCACTTCGTCACTCGCGGGGTCTCACCGACCGCTTCGCTTCCCGGAGCCAATCAGGTGAGCGTGAAGGAGGGCGCTGACCTGCTGGTCGCGACCGGCTACGGCGCGCCCGCCGTCTCGGCGTGGCGCTTCGGTCTCGGCCGGGTGGCCGCCGTCACGGCCTACGGCGCGGACGGGAGTCTCGGCGACCTGCGGTCGAAGCCGAACTCGCTGCTGCTCTCGCGGTCGGTGAACTGGGCCATCGGTGACCCCCAGCGGAAGGCGACCGGCGTCGTGGCCGCGCCGGACACCCGCGTCGGCGAGTCGACGACGCTCGTCTACGCGGGCGAGAATCCGCCCGAGAGCGCCGACCTGTCGTTCTCGGAGGTCGCGCCCGGCCGGTACGAAGCCCGGAGCGCGCCGACCCGACCGGGATACCGCGAGGTTCTCGGGAGCGCGTACGCGGTCAACTACCCCGCCGAGTACGCCGCGCTCGGCGCGTCGCCCGAACTGAAGCGGGCGGTCGAGCGAACCGGCGGTCGGACGTTCTCGGCGGACAGTCCCGCGGCCATCGCCTCGGCGGTCGAGCGACAGTCGACTCGAAAGCGTCGAGTCGAGCGGTCGTGGGACTGGGCGTTTCTCCTCGCGGGCCTGCTGGTCTTCGTCGGCGAGGTCTGCGCTCGGCGGCTCCGCCGTCGCCGCGGTCAGGAAGTGATACCATGAGCTACATCGGCGACACAATCAACGTCGTGCTGGCGCTGTTCGTCGGCCTGTCGGCACTCGGTCTGGTCGGAACGACCGTCTACTATCAGGAGTCGGTGGACCAACTCCGGACCGAGAACGAGCAGTTGACCGACCGAAACGCCGAACTGGAGAGCGAGGTCCAGCGCAAACAACAGCGCATCGACCGACTGAACCGGTCGCTCCGGGACGTCAACCAGACGCTCCAGACGCGGCTCTCGGACATCGAGGAGGTCTCCAAGCGGTTGCGGGCGACCGAGAAGTCGCTCAACGCCACGCGGTCGGAACTCAACTCGACCGAGCGCCGACTGGAGCGGGCGCGGAATCGACTCGCCTCGCTCAAAGACGAGCGCGACAGGCTGAAACGCCAGTTCGAGGCGGCCAAGGCCCGCACCGACGAACTCAACGCGACCATCGACCGACTCGAATCCCGGGCCGACGCCCGCAACGAGACGCTGAAGCGGGTCAACCGGACCGTCCAGCGCCAGCAACGGATGCTCGTCGAGAAGAACCAGACGATAGAAGAACTCCGGAACGAAATCGAGCAGCTCCGCGAGCGAATCGAGGAGCTAGAAAACTCGTCGTCGAACGACTACGCTCGGCCGGACCGACTCCGCCGGAGTCGGTCGGAAGCTCCGGTGGCGCGCCGACCTGACGTGGAACGACCGGTAGTTGGGCGACCCGACCTCGGAGGACCGGCGGTCCGGCAACCTACGGTCGGGCGACCGCCCGGCAACGCGGGGGTGGCACGATGAGCGACGACGACGAACCGCAGGCGAGTCCCGACGAGAGCGCCCCCGACGAAATCCGCGCCGCGCTCGCCCAGATTCGTCGGGAGTGTCGCAAGGTGGCGTTCGTCTACGCGAGTCTAGACGCGGTCTGCGTCCTGCTGGCTGTCGGGTTCGCCGCCGGAGCGGTCGGTCTCCCCGTGCTGGACGCCGAGTTAGCTGCGGCGTCGTTCAGTTCGCTGGGCCTGCCCGCGCCGGACGTCGCCACGCTACTCGGCGTGGTCGCCGGAGTCGCGACGTTCGTCGCGGAGTTCGTCCTCCGGACGCGCCGCCCCGCCGCCGAGCAGTTCGAGGCGGCCAACCCCGAGGTACGCGAGGCGCTCCGGACCGCCCGCGACGCCGCCGGGGCCGACCGGACGAATCCGATGACGCGGGCGCTATACGCCGACGTTCTCGACCGACTCCGGGAGACCTCAAGCGTCGGTCTCGTGAACACGACCCGGTTGGCGGCGACGGTCGTCCTCGCGTTCGCGCTGAGTCTGGCGATGGTCCAGACGGCCGCCATGGGTCTCGACCTCGGCGTCGCCCTCTCCGGACCGGGACCGGGGTCGGGCGGTCCGGCCGACGGTTCCGCCGACCGGGGCGCGCTCTCGAACCAGACCGCGGAACTCCGCAGCGGCGACGAGGTGCTGGGCGAACCGACCGACGTGACCGCGGGGTCCGAGAACCTCTCGGCCGCGGTCAGCGCGAGTCCGGGCGGGGAGGGCCAGCGCGACTGGAACTACGACAGCGACGCGGGCGACGGGTCGGGTGACGGTGATGGCGTTGACGCCCAGCGCGCCGGGTTCGCCTCGCCCGACCGGGTCGAAGACGCGGCGCTCGTACAGCGATACGCACACCAACTCCAAGGGAACACTACGGATGACTGACCGAAAATCGGCTATCGACGACGTGACGAACCGCATTCGAGCGATACGGTCCGAGGTGCGCGAGCGCATCGTCGGACAGGAGCAGGTGGTAGACCACGTGTTGGCCTGCCTGCTCTGCGACGGCAACGCCCTGTTGGAGAGCACGCCGGGTCTCGGCAAGACGCTGCTCGTCAGGACGCTGGCGGAGGTGACCGGACTCTCGTTCTCGCGCATCCAGAACACGCCGGACCTGATGCCCTCGGACGTCATCGGCACCGAGATGGTCCGCGAGACCGAGACCGGCCGGACGTTCACCTTCGAGAAGGGACCGGTGTTCGCCAACCTCGTCCTCTCCGACGAGATAAACCGGGCGACGCCCAAGACCCAGTCGGCCCTGCTCGAAGCCATGGAGGAGGGGCAAGTGACCGCCGGGAACGAGACCTACGACCTGCCCGAACCGTTCTTCGTGCTGGCGACCCAGAACCCCATCGACCAAGAGGGGACTTACCCCCTGCCGGAGGCCCAGTCCGACCGCTTCCTGATGAAGATACTCGTGGACTACCCCGACGCGGAGGCCGAGCGCGAAATCGTGGACCGGTACACTCGCGACGTGGATGCCTCGGTCTCGGTCGAACCGCAGGTCTCGACCGGCGAACTCCGGAAGATGCAGCAGTTGACCCATCAGGTCCCCATCGCCGACGACCTCCGGGACCTCGCGGTGGACGTCGTGCGCGAGACGCGGAGCGCCGACGACCTCGAATACGGCGCGAGTCCGCGCGCCAGCATGTCGCTGGTCCGGGCGGCGAAGGCCCGCGCGCTCGTGGCGGGCCGGTCTCACGTCGGGAGCGAGGACGTGACCGAGATGGCCGTCCCCGTCCTCCGCCACCGCGTCGTCGTGGACTTCCGGGCCGAGCGCGAGGGGATGACCCCGGACGACGTGATAACCGCGCTGGTCGAGGACCGATGATAACCGCCGAGTTCCTCGACGAACTCGACC
Encoded proteins:
- a CDS encoding VWA domain-containing protein — translated: MNLPFDAPVEFARPVVLAAVPVAAVALWLLVRESSTATELTGDSDDRDGGRTDDVVGRRTHVALWSTRFVVVTCLVVAAAGPTTVSTATTAGDPQVTMLVDDSASMGVHSPVADDLEAGIEDEGVAVNRVTVATGNRSRVGSGIVANVRPNGSLLVVSDGQVTGGASLSRATDLARSVNATINRVRLTQNQSDARVSVSGPRKASVGVENRFGVTAAGLDGAPTDATVTVSADGSQVASRQVPEDGSFTVTHTFNDTGPHRITARLDSDDAYEVNDVYRKTVQVVEQPRVLYVSRGDYAFEGYLRELYNVTRAESVPADLDDYYAVVVHDVAAPDLGNVGALQEHVIDGGGLLVVGGEHAYEKGRYGNSRISSLLPVEVGGSTGPKSRVVLAVDVSGSAKSGMRVQKALALDVLSQLGNRNEAGIVAFERNAYRVADLASLKTDRETLQRKIRSLESGGGTRISAGLLGASKMLGENGGTVILLSDGRDSAKPTFAAAEKLADRDVRVVSVGVGSVNERVLRGVAERTGGSFLLADETDRLRVRFGGQNRRYSGDHAVVVDDGHFVTRGVSPTASLPGANQVSVKEGADLLVATGYGAPAVSAWRFGLGRVAAVTAYGADGSLGDLRSKPNSLLLSRSVNWAIGDPQRKATGVVAAPDTRVGESTTLVYAGENPPESADLSFSEVAPGRYEARSAPTRPGYREVLGSAYAVNYPAEYAALGASPELKRAVERTGGRTFSADSPAAIASAVERQSTRKRRVERSWDWAFLLAGLLVFVGEVCARRLRRRRGQEVIP
- a CDS encoding MoxR family ATPase is translated as MTDRKSAIDDVTNRIRAIRSEVRERIVGQEQVVDHVLACLLCDGNALLESTPGLGKTLLVRTLAEVTGLSFSRIQNTPDLMPSDVIGTEMVRETETGRTFTFEKGPVFANLVLSDEINRATPKTQSALLEAMEEGQVTAGNETYDLPEPFFVLATQNPIDQEGTYPLPEAQSDRFLMKILVDYPDAEAEREIVDRYTRDVDASVSVEPQVSTGELRKMQQLTHQVPIADDLRDLAVDVVRETRSADDLEYGASPRASMSLVRAAKARALVAGRSHVGSEDVTEMAVPVLRHRVVVDFRAEREGMTPDDVITALVEDR